GCTCATACTGCACGTCCATATTTAACTGTTTTGCAGTTTTCTCTAATAAGATATTCATTTTACGATTAATTGGTGCACCTTTCGCTAAAACTGGGCCACCATCTAACCGGATATCGCCATGTTTGTTTTTATTAACACTTGGATAATCAGTAGCGAACGTTACATCACAAGCAATTGCCATCGTCGGTGAAATTCCTGCTGCTGCAAAATAAGCACCACCCATGTTCGTTTCTTCATTCACTGTACTAGCCGCATAGACACCTACCTTTAAATCTTTATCAGAAAGTCTACGCAATACCTCAGCAACGATAAATGCACCTGTACGGTTATCTAAACCTCGTCCCGTTATGTACCGATCCATCAATACTTCTGGTTCGCGTTGATAAACCGCAAGATCACCAATTTGCACAAATGCTGCGATTTCTTCTTTTGATTGTGCACCACAATCTATAAAAAGATCTTCCACATCAAAGTCACCTTTTATACCACCATGATGTTGAGCGTTAACACCGATAACACCAGTGATTTTCTTGCCATAACCTAAAACATCTACCTTCATGCCAACAGCCGCTTTTGGATTAATTCCACCCATTTTATCAAAATATAAAAAACCTTGTTCATCTAAACGATTGATTACAAGTGCAATTTCATCACTATGACCAGCTAATAAAATTTTAAAATCAGCTTCTTTATTCAACACACCTATTACGTTACCTGCATGATCTGTCATGATCTCATCAGCAAAAGGCTCAACATAACGCATCCATTTTTTTTGAATCTCCATTTCCATACTTGATGGAGATGGTGTTTGTAATAGTTCCATTAAAAACTGTTGTCTCTCTTTTTCCATTTTTGTATGACCTCCTAAATAATCTATTATCATCATATCAAATTTTTTGGTAAATACTAATCTTTAACTTTAATT
The nucleotide sequence above comes from Paraliobacillus zengyii. Encoded proteins:
- a CDS encoding M20/M25/M40 family metallo-hydrolase, which codes for MEKERQQFLMELLQTPSPSSMEMEIQKKWMRYVEPFADEIMTDHAGNVIGVLNKEADFKILLAGHSDEIALVINRLDEQGFLYFDKMGGINPKAAVGMKVDVLGYGKKITGVIGVNAQHHGGIKGDFDVEDLFIDCGAQSKEEIAAFVQIGDLAVYQREPEVLMDRYITGRGLDNRTGAFIVAEVLRRLSDKDLKVGVYAASTVNEETNMGGAYFAAAGISPTMAIACDVTFATDYPSVNKNKHGDIRLDGGPVLAKGAPINRKMNILLEKTAKQLNMDVQYELTPRMTGTDADKMRLTGRGVPVSLVSLPLRYMHSPVETASIKDIDEEIDLLVAMIAGMTGKESLNPLDE